The DNA window tatattattttgtaagaTTATAagtcatttaaaatatgtatctaatttattttttctaaaaagtatataatcACAAATAGATATCTTAGCCTTTTCTGATTTCCTTGGTTATGTCTATTTTAAAAGCAAAACAACTTCTATTGGTAGTGTATTGTACTATATTGTATCccatgaaatattatttcttttcctcttttttgcAATACctaataaagaaaagaattttaaataaatcaaTAGAGACTCGTAACATACAAAATAACTGATCTAACgtttaaaatgaattttaaaaaatttaaaaaatataaaattgaattgaaataataatttatgaattgttatatattgcATAGCTCTAAGTactaatataacataaaatgtgttttattaattatatgaataaaaattactaaaaggaaaaaagaattttaatataatctAATAAGCATATTTACCTGTTATACATTAGTCATACAGGAAAGCACATTTCTCGtaaagttatttatttttcttctcatggggaaaaaaaaaaaattatgtttctttttattaagtataaaaaaaaaacgattAATGTTCTTTAATAGTTTATTTATCTAATATGAATCTATTAGTAGTATAATACATCgtacattttaattatataaacaattaattattttattaaccaatataaattacaagaataatcataaaatataCCTTCATTTGAACCCATAAAGGGGGGAAAATAACTTCATTTTAATAACGATTAAGGTAATGAGGTTTATGTTGATTTAGATAagatttttgttaaaaatatttgtcaATATATCCTCTAAGAATAAAATCGtataaatagatataattcgtaataagaataaaaatataaatatatataaaaaaaaaatttactcgTTTTTCTCTATTaggtttaattttttttttttttttaggttGTACATCTTTTTACAATGGATAAGAGATATGTATGAGTTAAATATTAACTTCAATGTTTAAATTTAAGttggaaatataaaaatctaATTAATTCagatgaatataaaataaatttgaataatgtattattaatcCTTTACTTaagatttatataaaaactacAGTAACTCAATCTTGAGAAAACTGaagaaagaattatataacataacataaattaataaaattccaaaaaagaacaaacaatatgaatattatgcTAGTACTtagaaaaatgataaatacaGAATAATTAAACACAAACCAACTGATTAATATTGTTTTCATCTTTCTTTATCTAAAACTACATAATTGTTTATAAAATGGATTGTTCTTCTGTTGATCTTTGAGaattcattttaaattataaaatgattatgaatacttaatatacttttcgtacctataaatatattattctcatCTAAACGTATTTCTATGTGCATtaatattatgataattccctaaaatataatatgatgTTATTCACATATACCATTacctttcattttttaaagaaatagtTTGTTATGAGTAACTTCTGAATGTACCATGCAAtgtaagaaaattataatgcgctttttattttaggtGTATTATTTAATGCTCATATTACGcaaaatttttgtatacataatatatattaaccaTGTATGCGTCTACTACCATAACGGATTACCGAAATTTAAAGGCAAAAGTTCATCgtataaattaacaaataatgaaaacccttatatttatttttcctattttatatattcttatctttttttttttatcataatatcACAGTAATTTCTCGTTCTATATGTGTTATTGGTTGCCATAAAATTTGCCAAttaaattatagaaaaatatagtataaatgcattatttgttttatttgataaaatatttacgtatgatttttctttttaaaatatatactatccATCGGTGACAAAGACAGACAACTGTTTTTCATTAGCCAATTTTTCAATAAGATTATCTcgatatttattaaatatggaGTATTTTTCTTGTTTCCATTGTAACCAATTATGGTACTTAATctttgtaataaaattttctttacttTGTACCcaattttcccattttttatttttccaataaaatttattattcccTTTATATATGAACTCTTCTGTTTTTTCTGAATCtgaagtttttttattttccatattattCACACATTCACATTCTTCATCTGTCCAGTTTCTCATTAaccataaaaatttttggtACTTTTGCCAGTGGTTCCATCTATCATCTATTAACTCTctcatatttatttcaacATCATTAATCCAAATTTGCCAATCCTTACCCATATCTTGTTTCCATTCGGTATGAATCCATTTATTCCAGAAATTTTCATTCCA is part of the Plasmodium malariae genome assembly, chromosome: 14 genome and encodes:
- the PmUG01_14086200 gene encoding tryptophan-rich protein; translation: MVSSITVALFTLSSVLILSNITPSLQHEKSFNERRPLDGSELDEEAGVPKEWNDEWNNWKIGLEDDYKNFIISLQKGKESWMQHKSNEWNEWIKMVQNKWKDICENINKIYKSPIYKKSLTWNENFWNKWIHTEWKQDMGKDWQIWINDVEINMRELIDDRWNHWQKYQKFLWLMRNWTDEECECVNNMENKKTSDSEKTEEFIYKGNNKFYWKNKKWENWVQSKENFITKIKYHNWLQWKQEKYSIFNKYRDNLIEKLANEKQLSVFVTDG